Part of the Nocardia higoensis genome, CCGGTGCGCCCCTCGAGCGCGTCCGAGCGGGCCCGCATCGCGGCGGCTGTCGCTGGTCGGCCGGACAGCACCCGCGCGGTCTGCACGCCGATATCCGGCGGCCCGGACTCGTACCAGCGCACGAATCCCGCGGCGACCGCGTCGAGGTTCATGCCGGGACCGTGCTCGTCGGCGGCCAGGGCCACGGCCAGCGCCATGGAGGTGTCATCGGTCCATTCGCCCGGCGCGAAATTGCCCAGCCCGCCGCCGATCATGTCGATCGGCCGGTCGGGGCCCGGCCGGGTGAATTCGTAGCCCGCGCCGAGCGCGTCCCCGGCCGCGGTGCCCAGCAGTACTCCCGCGATCCTGTCCTGAATGCCGGTTCGCGCCGGGTCGGCGAAATCGTTCATCTTTACGGTCCCCCTCGTTCCGGCACGCTCGGCTGCGTGCCGGGATCGAATCTACCGCCGAGGAACGACATCAATTCCGTGGCCCCGCACCGACTCCCTGCTCTCCGTTGCCGGTCGCGGCTTCGTTCGTGTCGCGGGACGCAGCGTGATTCGTGTCGCTGGGCGCGGCCTCCGTGTCGTCGGCGGCAGCCAGATCGTCGTCGCCGGGTGCAGCTCGATTCGGGCTGCCGGGCGCAGCCGCTTCACCGCCGAGGGGCGGCGTGAGCCGGACACGGCGGGCGTGGCGACCACGGCGCAGCGCGTCGGCGGTGAAAATGCCCAAGGCGGTCCAGATCAGGGCGAAGCCGGCCCAGCGGGAGGCGGGCATCGGTTCGTGGGCGACCACCACGCCCCACGCCATCTGCATGGCGGGAGTCAGATATTGCAGCAAGCCCATGGTGGACAGCGGCACCCGCTGGGCGGCGACCGCGAACAGCAGCAGCGGCACCAGCGTCACCGGACCGGTGGATATGAGCAAGCCCGCTTCGACCGGGCCCTCGAATAGGGTGTTCGATCCGGTCAGCGCCAGGAACACCAGGAAGGCCAGCGCGAACGGCGCGGAGACCAGCCCCTCGGCGGCGAGGCTGCGCATGGCGTCGAGCCGGATCACCTTCTTGATCAGGCCGTAGAGCGCGAACGAGACCGCCAGGGTGAGCGCGATGTAGGGCGGCCTGCCGTAGTCGAGAGTCAGCACCACGACCGCCGCCGCGCCGAGTCCGAGCGCCACCCACTGTGCCGCGGCCAGCCGCTCCCGGAAGATCAGCACCCCGAAAGCAACAGTGACCAGCGGATTGGTGAAGTAGCCGAGCGCGCATTCGACCACATGGCCGGAGGTGACGCCATAGACGTAGACGCCCCAGTTGATCGAGATCGCCCCCGAGGCCAGCGCGGCCAGCCGCCAGGTGCGGGCGTCGATGCCGCGCAACTCCCGCAGCCGTCCGGCCACCGCGAGCACGACCAGCGCCGCCACCAGCGTCCACACGATCCGCTGCGCCAGGATCTCCACGGCCCCCGCGAAGGCCAGCAGGCCGAAGAACGCGGGGAACAGGCCCCAGGTGAAGTAGGCGCCTACACCGAACGCGACACCGGGGAGCGATCTGCCTGCGCGCACTCCGGTGAGGCTACCGCGCTCACCCGGGCCGCCGGCAGTCGAGCATCGCCCCGGCGGCCCGGGCGCTGTTCGTGGCGAACGAGATCGCAGACGCCTCGACCCTCGCCTCGATCAGGGAGCCGACACCGTGATGTTTGATCTTCGCCGCAGTGGCGATCCGAGGTGACACCGGAACCGGACTCGGAGGTGACCCGAAGTATGTGGTGCGTAGGCCCCACTGTTCGAATCGAGTTCGCACATCCGTTCGAGACTGGCGGTGCGGCGTGTTGAATTGGCGCAATGGGGCGGCGGGGGGAGCAAGCCGAGCAGGTGGCCTGAACGTTCGGTTGTGTGCGGTGAGTCCGTCCCACGTTCGACGTGGGAAGGCAGCTGTCGGTGAAGCAGGAAACCCCGGGTGTGAGCCCGGGGACCCCGTCTTCAGGCGAGAGAGGAAGTCACCATGGGACATCGCGGATTGCTGGTCGTGGCGCTCTTCATCGGTTCATGCCTGATACCCGGGGCAGGAGCGGGCGCGCGGGCGCCCGCCGGCGAGGTCACCGCACCGCGGACGACCATCGCCGTGCGTACCGACCTCGGCCACCGCTGGGGCCTCGGTGCCGCGGATGCGCCGCACGGCGCACTCTCCCTCGCCAAGCTGTATCTGGTCGATTACGCCCTGCGCCACGGCGACGGTTCGGCCGTGGACACCGAACTCGGTGAGCGGATGATCCGCTACTCCGACGATGCCGCGGCGGACGCGCTGGCGGGCAAGTATCCCGGTGCGATAGCCGCGGTCGCCGCCGAGTACGGCTTGACCGCGACCAGCGCGGGCGGGCACTGGAGCGCCACGACCACCAGCAGCGCCGATGTCGCCGAGTTCCTGCACGCGAAGACGAGCGGCGATCCCGCCTCGCCGATCCTGGCGTGGATGGCCACCGCCGGAGACCGCGCCGCCGACGGCACGCCACAGGATTGGGGTACCGCGCGCCTGCCCGGGGTGCTCGGCACAAAATGGGGCTGGTCGGATGTCGGCACGTCGGAGGTGGCCTCGGTGTCCTTCGGGCCCGGCTTCACGGTGGCGGCCCACACCTATGGCACGCCCGCCGAGCAGACCGCCGACGTGCTGGCGGCGCTGCCGCAGATGCTGGCCGGGCTGGCCGGGATTTCACCGGACTTGTTGCAGCAGTGGGGCATCGCCGTCGGCGGGGCATGACGCCGTGAGGCAACCGCCTCAGGCGCCGACTGGTCGCGGATTCGCGGCCGTCGGAGCCATCATCAGCCGAGCGCTGCCACGGCGGCTTCGGCGGCGTCGGCGACGAGCGCGTTGTCGGCCTCGGCCTCGGGGTCGGACTTCGTCGACAACACGGCGATGACGATCGGCGCGCGGCCCGGCGGCCAGGCGACGGCCACATCCAGTGCCGACCCGTAGGCGGGCGAACCGGTCTTGTCGCCGACGGTCCAGTCGGCGGGCAGGCCGGCGCGGATGCGGGCGGCGCCGGTGGTGTTGGCGACGAGCCAGGAGGTGAGCTGCGCGCGCTCCGGCTCGGCCAGTGTGTCGCCGACGACGAGCGCGCGGTAGTCGGCGGCGAGCGCGGCCGGGGTGGTGGTATCGCGCTCGTCACCGGGTATCGCGGAATTCAACTCGGTCTCCCAGCGATCCAGCCGCGAGGTGTCGTCGCCGAGGGAGCGCAGGAAAGCGGTGAAACCGGCGGGTCCGCCGAGCAGTTTCAGCAGTTGGTTACCCGCGGTGTTGTCGGAGACGGTGATCGCGGCATCGCACAATTGCGCCACGGTCATCCCGGATTCGACGTGGCGTTCGGTGACCGGCGAATACTCGACGAGCTCGGCGGCCGAGTAATGGATCACCTGATCGAAATAGCCCGACGACAGCGGGTGGTCGCGCAGCAGAGCGCCGCAGGCCAGCGCCTTGAAGGTCGAGGCCATCGGGAACCGCTCGTTCTCGCGATGGGTGACTGTGCGCCCGGTCCCGGTGTCGACGGCGAAGACGCCCAGACGCGCGCCCGAGGTGGACTCGAGAGCCGCGAAGTGCGGGCCGGCGGCCACCGAGGTGGTCACGACTTCCGGGGGTGCGGTGGTGGTGGCGGATGTCGCGTCGCAGGCGGCGGACGCGGCGAGCACGGGCACCAGGACAGCGGCGGCGAGCGATCGCCTGCGATGGACGGGGACGAGGTCGAGTACGCGGAATTTCACCGGCCGAGAAGATCACGGTCGGCTGGGGCGCGGCCAATATCGTGAGGTCCCCGCCGCGAGTCGGTCTCGATATCGTCGCAGGTCGTGACGTCGGCACAGCGCCAGAACAGCGATGGGCGCGGATCCGGCCGCGCCGGTTCGGCCGCGGCGGTTGGTTCAATGGCCGCATGGATCTGATCCGTCACCTCCGCTTCTTCGTCTCGATCGCCGACGAAGGACATTTCGGGAGGGCGGCGGCCGCGCTCGACATGACCCAGCCGCCGCTGTCGCAGGGGCTGCGTCGACTCGAACAGTTTCTCGGCGTCGACCTCGTGCACCGCACCAGGCAGGGCGCGATGCTCACCGCCGCGGGCAGGCAGCTGCTGCCCCGCTCCCGGCTGCTGGTCGACGACGCCGACCGGCTGCTGGCCGAGGCCCAGCGCATCGCCCACGCCCGCGGAGACGTGCACCTGGGGGTGGCCGCAGCGGTCCCGGACTCGCTGGTCACCGCTTGCGTCGGCGCGCTTCGTCACGGGTCGGCCGCGGGCGCCACGGTGTCGACCACCGTCGGCGCGACCGTCGAACTGCTCGCCGATCTGCGCGCGGGCCTGTGCGATGTGGCGGTGATCGAGCACCCGGCGCTGGTCGACGGTGTCGACGCCGGGCCGGTGGTGAAGATCGCGCGCCGAGTGATCGTCCCCTCGGACCATCGCAGCGCGAGCGCCGAACGTCCCACCTTCCGCATGCTCGCCGATCTGACCTTCGCGCATCCGCCCCGCGCGGCCAATCCGCCCGCCTTCGACACGGTCCTCGACCTGCTGCGGGAACGCGGGCTCGACCCGCAGGTCGGTACCGCCCGCGACGACCGTGCCGTGCTGGCGGCCGTCGCCGCGGGAACCAGCTTCGGGCTCACCACCGCCGCGCCGTCGAGCGCTGCGGGGGTCACCTGGCTGGATATGGCGCCTCAGGCGCTGGCTCTGCGGGTCCGTGTCGCGCGACGCCCGGATGACCGATCACCGGGCGCCCGTTCAGGGGCCGATGCCGGGTCGCGCACCGAGGCCGAGTCGCACGCCGAAGCGTTGGACCGCCTGCTGTACCGGGAGCGCCTGCGATGAGCGCTGAACGTGGTCGCGCGGCGGCGGACCGTATCCGTGACGTCTTCGCCGACGCGGGGTGCACCGGCTGGCTGCACGCCCGGCGGTGCGGCGGCGGGGCGGGGTTCTCGGCGGCGGGGTTCTCCGACGCGGAGATCTCGGTCGACGGCCACGCCCGGGTGGTGACCGCCTCGGTGTACAAGTTGGTGCTGTTGGTGGCCTTCTGCCGCGGCGTCGATGCCGGGGAGATCGATCCCACCTCCCGGCTCACCATCGACCCCGCCGAGTGCACCCCTGGTCCCACCGGCATCGCGGCACTGCACGACCCGGTGACCATGACCCGCCGCGATCTGGCGACCTCGATGATGACGGTGTCGGACAATGCGGCGGCCGACGTGCTGCTGGGCGAGGTCGGCCTGAACGCGGTCGAGGACGTACTCACCGATCTCGGCCTCACCGAGACCAGGATCGTGGGCGGCACCGCCGATATGCACCGCAGCCTGTTGCGTGACACCGACACCCACACCACCGCCGAGGCCTTCGCGGCGCTGGCCGACAACGACGAAGCCCGGTCGGTCTCGGCCTACGACCCCGCCTACACCAGCGCGACCACACCGGAGGAGATGACCCGTCTGCTGCGCGCGCTCTGGTCCGGCACGGTCCTGTCCCCGGAACAGACCGGGTTCGTGCGCGCGGTGATGGCCGGCCAGGTCTGGCCGCACCGCATCACCGCGGCGTTCCCGCATCGCGGGGTCACGGTGGCGGGCAAGACCGGCACCATCGGTGTGATCCGCAACGAAGTCGCGATGGTCGAGTTCCCGCACGAGTACCCGGTCGCTGTGGCGGTGTTCACGCGCGCCGCGCGCGCCGACCCGCAGCTTCCCGTGGTGGACGCGGCGATCGCCGAGGCCGCCCGGATCGCGGTGACCGCACTGCGCCACCCGATGGACCCGGACGATCGGCCCGGACGATCGACTCGGACGATTGAACACGGCGCTCGCCGATGAGGGCATCCACCGGGACCGCTTAGGCTGACGCTCATGACGACAACCGAGCAGATTTCCGGGTCGGCCGGACTGTCCGCGGCACAGGTCGAGCAACGTCGCCGCGACGGGCTCACCAATGACGTCCCCGATCGCGCCAGTCGCTCGGTGCGTGAGATCGTGCGCGCCAATGTCTTCACCCGCATCAACGCCATCCTCGGTGTGCTGTTCCTGCTGGTGCTGAGTGCCGGCTCGCTCATCGACGGCATGTTCGGCCTGCTCATCGTCGCCAACAGCGCGGTCGGCATCATCCAGGAGGTGCGGGCCAAGCGCACCCTCGATCAGCTCGCCATCATCAGCCAGGCCAAGCCGACGGTGCGGCGCGACGGGGTGGCGAGGCAGATCTCGCCGCACGACGTCGTGCTCGACGATCTCATCGAACTGGGGCCGGGCGACCAGATCGTGGTCGACGGTGTGGTCGAGGAATCCGAGCTGCTCGAGATCGACGAGTCGCTGCTCACCGGCGAGGCCGACCCCATCGACAAGCAAGCCGGTGCGCCCGTGATGTCGGGTAGTTATGTGGTCTCCGGGTCGGGCGCCTATCGGGCCACCAAGGTCGGCCGCGACGCCTATGCCGCTCGCCTGGCCGAGGAGGCCAGCAAATTCACCCTGGTGCATTCGGAACTGCGCAGCGGCATCGACCGCATTCTGAAGTTCATCACGATCCTGCTGATCCCCGCGGGTCTGCTCAGCATCTACAACCAGCTGTTCTCCAGCGGCGAATCGTGGCGGCCCGCGGTCACCGGAATGGTGGCCGCGCTCGTGCCGATGGTGCCCGAGGGCCTGGTGCTGATGACCTCCATCGCGTTCGCGGTCGGCGTGGTGCGGTTGGGGAAGCGCAAGTGCCTGGTGCAGGAACTGCCCGCGATCGAGGGCTTGGCCCGGGTGGACGTGGTGTGTGCGGACAAGACCGGCACTCTCACCGAGAACGGCATGCGGCTGGCCGAGGTCCGGGTGCTCGGCGGAGCCGACGAGGCGGGCGCGCGCGAGGCGCTGTCCGCGCTCGCTGCCGCGGACCCGCGACCCAATGCCAGCGTGCAGGCGATCGCGGAGGCGCTGCCCGCCGCGCCGAGTTGGCAGCGCACCGGGGTCGCGCCGTTCTCTTCGGCCAAGAAGTGGAGCGGCATCTCCTTCGGTGACCACGGCGACTGGCTGCTCGGCGCCCCCGACGTCCTGCTCGACCCGGCGACGCCGGACGCTCGCGCGGCCGAGGAACTGGGCGCCAAGGGCCTGCGCGTGTTGCTGCTCGCGCACAGTGACCGCCCGGTGGATGCCGCGGATGCTCCCGGCTTGGTGACCCCCGTGGCCCTGGTGGTGCTCGAACAGAAGGTGCGCCCGGACGCGCGCGACACTCTGGTGTACTTCGCCCAGCAGGACGTCGGCATCAAGGTGATCTCCGGCGACAACGCGGTCTCGGTCGGCGCGGTCGCCGCTTCCCTCGACCTGCCCGGCGGCGACCACGCCGTCGACGCCCGCACGCTGCCCGAGGATCTCTCGGCCCTGGCCGACGTGCTCGACGACGAGACCACTTTCGGCCGCGTCCGCCCGGAGCAGAAGCGGGCGATGGTCGGCGCGCTGCAGTCGCGCGGGCACACCGTCGCCATGACCGGCGACGGCGTCAACGACGTGCTCGCGCTCAAGGACGCCGACATCGGCGTGGCGATGGGCTCGGGCAGCCCCGCCACCCGCGCGGTCGCCCAGATCGTCCTGCTGGACAACAAGTTCGCGACGCTGCCGTATGTGGTGGCCGAGGGCAGGCGGGTGATCGGCAACATCGAGCGCGTCTCGAACCTGTTCCTGACCAAGACCGTGTATTCGGTGCTGCTGGCCTTCCTGGTCGGCCTGGCCGGTCTCGGCTCGCAGATCTTCGACTACGACCCCATCGGCTACCCGTTCCTGCCACGCCACGTCACCATCGCCGCCTGGTTCACCATCGGCATCCCGGCGTTCATCCTCTCGCTGGCCCCGAACAACGAGCGCGCCCGCTCCGGGTTCGTGTCCCGGGTCATGCGCCAGGCCATCCCGTCGGGCATCGTCATCGGCGTGGCGACGTTCGTGGCCTATCTGATCGCCTATCAGGGCGTCGATGCCACCGAACAGGAGAAGATGCAGGCGGGAACCACGGCCCTGATCACGCTCATCGTCATCGCGGTGTGGGTGCTGGCGATCGTCGCCAGGCCCTACGCCTGGTGGAAGGTGCTGCTGATCGTGGTGTCGATGCTGGCCTACGTCGTGCTGTTCACGGTGCCGTTCACCCGGGAGTTCTTCGCGCTCGACCCGTCGAACCTCGTTCTGACGGGCACGGCATTGGCGCTCGGCGCGCTCGGCATCGTGCTCGTCGAGATCGCCTGGTGGTTCAGCGCCACCGAGGACGGCGAGCACCGGCTGATCCCGGCCTCGCCGGGCGGAGCGGCCTGATCCCGCCGCACGGCTGATCCGCCGCACGGCTGATACCGGCGGGTCCGCGGGACTCGGTCCCGTGGCGGGGCGCAACATGGTCGTCCGACCCGCCGCGCCGCGAGAACCCTTGGGCCGGGCGGTCATTCGCCGGTGGGGTACCTTCTGGTGAATGGAGGTCTTGCTGCACCAGATCGACGCGTTCGCCGACGCACCGTTCTCCGGCAACCCGGCGGCGGTGATGCCGTTGCCGTCGTGGTTGCCCGACGAGCTGCTGCAGAATCTGGCCGAGGAGAACAACCTCGCCGAAACCGCCTTCTACACCTCGCAATTACCGCCCGAGGCGTCCGCGACCCCGGAGGCCCCCACCGATCGACCGGTGTTCCACCTACGCTGGTTCACCCCGGCCGCCGAGGTGGACATGTGTGGTCACGCCACCGTGGCCTCGGCCGCGCAGATCCTCGAAGACCTGCACCCCGGCGAAGATCGCGTCAGCTTCTACACCCGCAGCGGCTGGTTGCACGTCGACCGCACCGACGACGACGAATACGTCCTCGACCTGCCCGCCGTCGGCTCTGTCGAGACCGACCCCGATCCCGCGCTCGTCGAGGCGCTCGGCGTGCGCCCGGTCCGCGCCTACAGCGGCCCCGACGAAGTCCTCGTGCTGGTCTCGGAAAGCGAAGTACGCGAGGCGACGCCGATGTTCGGCGCATTCCCACCGCTGCCCCGCGGCGCGATCATCGCCGCCCCCGGCGACGAGGTGGACCTGGTGTCGCGCTTCTTCGCTCCCGGCGTCGGCATCCAGGAAGACCCGGTCACCGGATCGGCCCACGCCCAGCTGGTTCCGCTGTGGGCCGAGCGCATCGGCAGTCCGCTCGTGATCGCCCGCCAGCTGTCCCGGCGCGGCGGCGCCCTGCGGTGTGAACTGGCCGGCGACCGGGTGCTGCTCATCGGGCGGTGCCGCCGCTACCTCGACGGGGTCGTCCAGCTGCCGGATTGAAACAGTGCCGCTGTCCGGCCGGACAGCGCTCGCGGGCCCAGGGAGTGCCCCGCCGACCCGCGTCGGCGTGGCCCGATCGGCATCGGTGGGGATATGTCCGGCTTCGGCGTTGTGCGGCTCGGCTCAGTTGCCGGGAACAGGACCGTCGTCCGGTCCGGGGAGCACCGTCTCGGTGTGCTCGGGCAGGAGCGGCGCGACGCCGTAGTGTCCGGCCACCGCGTCGGCGGGCAACGCCTCCACCGCGCGAATCGCCGGATCAGCGCGCAATTCCCGTAACCGGTCCAGCGGTCCGCGCACGACGACCGCGACGGCGCACGCGCAGCCCGCCTCGAGCCGCTGCGCGCTCACCTGGAGAATCCGGCGGTAGCGCTCGTCGGACACCTCGCCTGTCGACGCGGAGCGCATGAGCCCGGCCGCGGATGCCGCCGAAGCGCGGATGGCGGTCTCGTTGGCGGGCACCGGGATCGTGGTGAGTGGTGTGCGGACGCGGGGAATGGGCACCTGATAGAGCACCTGGCCGATCCGCAGGCCGCCGGTGTGCGCGGACAGCTGATCCGGTGGCAGCGGCTCGGTGAACGACAGCAGCGCCCAGTGGTCGGCGTTGTCCTCGACTGTCAGCGAATCGGCTGCCCGCGCAAGATAATCGGACACCCGCTCGGCGTTCTCGGGGCCCAACCGGTCGGTGCGCACCCCGAGATCGCGTGGCGGGTTCAGAATGCCGAGCACCGCCAGCAAACCCACCGCCACAACGGCGACGACGACCAGGGTGAGCACGCGGACCTTGCCGCCTTCCGAGGCGTCTTTCGCGTTCGCATCCGTGGAGAGCTTCTCGTGGGCACTCGCACTCGCACCCGCGGTGCGGGCAGCGTCGTCACCGGAACCGACGGCCGCTTCGGCGGTGGCGCCGTGGTCGGGACCACTGCCCGGCTCGGCGGCGGGACCGGAGTGCTGGCTGCCGGGGCGCTCGTCGGGGTCGGCGGAGCGGTCGGGGGGTGTGGAGGGGGCGTGGCCGGAATTCCCGCCGAATTCGTCGGCGGGATCGGCGGGCGAGCCCTCCTCACGCATCGCGCAGTACGTCCAATGCATGGCTCAGGTCGGCCGGATACTCGCTGACGATCTCGAGCCAGCGACCATCC contains:
- a CDS encoding serine hydrolase — translated: MGHRGLLVVALFIGSCLIPGAGAGARAPAGEVTAPRTTIAVRTDLGHRWGLGAADAPHGALSLAKLYLVDYALRHGDGSAVDTELGERMIRYSDDAAADALAGKYPGAIAAVAAEYGLTATSAGGHWSATTTSSADVAEFLHAKTSGDPASPILAWMATAGDRAADGTPQDWGTARLPGVLGTKWGWSDVGTSEVASVSFGPGFTVAAHTYGTPAEQTADVLAALPQMLAGLAGISPDLLQQWGIAVGGA
- the bla gene encoding class A beta-lactamase, with product MKFRVLDLVPVHRRRSLAAAVLVPVLAASAACDATSATTTAPPEVVTTSVAAGPHFAALESTSGARLGVFAVDTGTGRTVTHRENERFPMASTFKALACGALLRDHPLSSGYFDQVIHYSAAELVEYSPVTERHVESGMTVAQLCDAAITVSDNTAGNQLLKLLGGPAGFTAFLRSLGDDTSRLDRWETELNSAIPGDERDTTTPAALAADYRALVVGDTLAEPERAQLTSWLVANTTGAARIRAGLPADWTVGDKTGSPAYGSALDVAVAWPPGRAPIVIAVLSTKSDPEAEADNALVADAAEAAVAALG
- a CDS encoding LysR family transcriptional regulator, whose protein sequence is MDLIRHLRFFVSIADEGHFGRAAAALDMTQPPLSQGLRRLEQFLGVDLVHRTRQGAMLTAAGRQLLPRSRLLVDDADRLLAEAQRIAHARGDVHLGVAAAVPDSLVTACVGALRHGSAAGATVSTTVGATVELLADLRAGLCDVAVIEHPALVDGVDAGPVVKIARRVIVPSDHRSASAERPTFRMLADLTFAHPPRAANPPAFDTVLDLLRERGLDPQVGTARDDRAVLAAVAAGTSFGLTTAAPSSAAGVTWLDMAPQALALRVRVARRPDDRSPGARSGADAGSRTEAESHAEALDRLLYRERLR
- a CDS encoding serine hydrolase, encoding MSAERGRAAADRIRDVFADAGCTGWLHARRCGGGAGFSAAGFSDAEISVDGHARVVTASVYKLVLLVAFCRGVDAGEIDPTSRLTIDPAECTPGPTGIAALHDPVTMTRRDLATSMMTVSDNAAADVLLGEVGLNAVEDVLTDLGLTETRIVGGTADMHRSLLRDTDTHTTAEAFAALADNDEARSVSAYDPAYTSATTPEEMTRLLRALWSGTVLSPEQTGFVRAVMAGQVWPHRITAAFPHRGVTVAGKTGTIGVIRNEVAMVEFPHEYPVAVAVFTRAARADPQLPVVDAAIAEAARIAVTALRHPMDPDDRPGRSTRTIEHGARR
- a CDS encoding cation-translocating P-type ATPase translates to MTTTEQISGSAGLSAAQVEQRRRDGLTNDVPDRASRSVREIVRANVFTRINAILGVLFLLVLSAGSLIDGMFGLLIVANSAVGIIQEVRAKRTLDQLAIISQAKPTVRRDGVARQISPHDVVLDDLIELGPGDQIVVDGVVEESELLEIDESLLTGEADPIDKQAGAPVMSGSYVVSGSGAYRATKVGRDAYAARLAEEASKFTLVHSELRSGIDRILKFITILLIPAGLLSIYNQLFSSGESWRPAVTGMVAALVPMVPEGLVLMTSIAFAVGVVRLGKRKCLVQELPAIEGLARVDVVCADKTGTLTENGMRLAEVRVLGGADEAGAREALSALAAADPRPNASVQAIAEALPAAPSWQRTGVAPFSSAKKWSGISFGDHGDWLLGAPDVLLDPATPDARAAEELGAKGLRVLLLAHSDRPVDAADAPGLVTPVALVVLEQKVRPDARDTLVYFAQQDVGIKVISGDNAVSVGAVAASLDLPGGDHAVDARTLPEDLSALADVLDDETTFGRVRPEQKRAMVGALQSRGHTVAMTGDGVNDVLALKDADIGVAMGSGSPATRAVAQIVLLDNKFATLPYVVAEGRRVIGNIERVSNLFLTKTVYSVLLAFLVGLAGLGSQIFDYDPIGYPFLPRHVTIAAWFTIGIPAFILSLAPNNERARSGFVSRVMRQAIPSGIVIGVATFVAYLIAYQGVDATEQEKMQAGTTALITLIVIAVWVLAIVARPYAWWKVLLIVVSMLAYVVLFTVPFTREFFALDPSNLVLTGTALALGALGIVLVEIAWWFSATEDGEHRLIPASPGGAA
- a CDS encoding PhzF family phenazine biosynthesis protein; translation: MEVLLHQIDAFADAPFSGNPAAVMPLPSWLPDELLQNLAEENNLAETAFYTSQLPPEASATPEAPTDRPVFHLRWFTPAAEVDMCGHATVASAAQILEDLHPGEDRVSFYTRSGWLHVDRTDDDEYVLDLPAVGSVETDPDPALVEALGVRPVRAYSGPDEVLVLVSESEVREATPMFGAFPPLPRGAIIAAPGDEVDLVSRFFAPGVGIQEDPVTGSAHAQLVPLWAERIGSPLVIARQLSRRGGALRCELAGDRVLLIGRCRRYLDGVVQLPD